From Fibrobacter succinogenes, the proteins below share one genomic window:
- a CDS encoding M67 family metallopeptidase, whose protein sequence is MITLSKENYEKILEHAQKNLPEEACGLIAGRIDGENKHIEKVYLLTNIDHSNEHFSLDPKEHLAAIKDMRQNGLSPLGNWHSHPESPSRPSDEDKRLAFDSKASYLILSLMDRANPVLNSFHIEGVNATNEGLVIK, encoded by the coding sequence GTGATTACCTTATCTAAAGAAAACTACGAAAAAATCCTGGAGCATGCCCAGAAGAACCTGCCCGAAGAAGCTTGCGGGCTGATTGCAGGGCGCATCGATGGCGAAAACAAGCATATCGAAAAGGTTTATTTGCTCACCAATATCGACCATTCCAACGAACACTTTTCGCTGGATCCCAAGGAACACCTTGCCGCCATCAAGGACATGCGACAGAACGGTCTTTCCCCGCTCGGCAACTGGCATTCCCATCCAGAATCGCCATCTCGCCCCTCGGACGAAGACAAGCGCCTCGCTTTCGACAGCAAAGCAAGCTACTTGATCCTTTCGCTCATGGACCGTGCAAATCCGGTGCTCAATTCCTTCCACATCGAAGGCGTAAACGCCACGAACGAAGGTTTGGTGATAAAGTAA